The Hemibagrus wyckioides isolate EC202008001 linkage group LG10, SWU_Hwy_1.0, whole genome shotgun sequence genome includes a window with the following:
- the LOC131360675 gene encoding mucin-2-like yields the protein MLYILYYIYIITAETTTTAPTTAETTVTAPTTAETTTTAPTTAETTTIFTTTTDIITSSATAETTTAAPTTAETTTTAPTTAETTITAPTTAETTTNAPTTADTTTTAPTTAETTTTAPTTAETSSTAPTTAETTTTAPTTAETSSTAPTTAETTTAAPTTAETTITAPTTAETTTTAPTTAETTITAPTTAETTTTAPTTAETTTTAPTTAETTTTAPTTAETTTTAPTTAETSSTAPTTAETTTAPPTTAETTISAPTTAETTTTAPTTAETSSTAPTTAETTTAAPTTAETTITAPTTAETTTTAPTTAETTTTAPTTAETSITAPTTAETTITAPTTAETTITAPTTAETTITAPTTAETTITAPTTAETTTTAPTTAETTTIFTTTTDITTIFTTTTDITTTSSATAETTTTPTTAETTTTPTTAETTITAPTTAETTTTARTTAETTTTAPTTAETTTTAPTTAETTTTAPTTAETSSTAPTTAETTTAAPTTAETTNTAPTTAETTITAPTTAETTTTAPTTAETTTTAPTTAETTTTAPTTAETTITAPTTAETTTTAPTTAETTITAPTTAETTITAPTTAETTITAPTIAETTITAPTTAETTISAPTTAETTITAPTTAETTTTAPTTAETTVTAPTTAETTTTAPRTAETTTIFTTTTDITTTSSATAETTTTPTTAEITTTPTTAETTITAPTTAETTTTAPTTAETTTTAPTIAETKITAPTTAETTTTAPTTAETTTTAPTTAETTITAPTTAETTTAAPTTAETTTTAPTTAETTTTAPTTAETTTTAPTIAETTITAPTTAETTISAPTTAETTITAPTTAETTTTAPTTAETTVTAPTTAETTTTAPRTAETTTIFTTTTDITTTSSATAETTTTPTTAEITTTPTTAETTITAPTTAETTITAPTTAETTITAPTTAETTITAPTTAETTTTAPTTAETTTTAPTTAETTTAPTTAETTTAAPTTAETTTTAPTTAETTTTAPTTAETTITAPTTAETTITAPTIAETTITAPTIAETTITAPTTAETTITAPTTAETTITAPTIAETTITAPTTAETTTTAPTTAETTTSAPTTAETTTIFTTTTDITTTSSAITETTSIASTAPDITTAQTTIEETTTAPTTAETTTTAPTTAETTITAPTTAETTITAPTTAETTITAPTTAETTTTAPTTAETTTSAPTTAETTTIFTTTTDITTTSSAITETTSIASTAPDITTAQTTIEETTTAPTTAETTTTAPSTAETTTTAPTTAETTITAPTTAETTITAPTTAETTITAPTTAETTTTAPTTAETTTSAPTTAETTTIFTTTTDITTTSSAITETTSIASTAPDITTAQTTIEETTTAPTTAKTTTTAPTTAETTTTAPTTAETTTAAPTTAETTTTAPTTAETTTTAPTTAETTTTAPTTTETTTTAPTTAETTTIFTTTTDITTTSSAITETTSIASTAPDITTAQTTIEETTTAPTTAETTTTAPTTAETTITAPTTAETTITAPTTAETTITAPTTAETTTTAPTTAETTTSAPTTAETTTIFTTTTDITTTSSAITETTSIASTAPDITTAQTTIEETTTAPTTAETTTTAPSTAETTTTAPTTAETTITAPTTAETTITAPTTAETTITAPTTAETTTTAPTTAETTTSAPTTAETTTIFTTTTDITTTSSAITETTSIASTAPDITTAQTTIEETTTAPTTAKTTTTAPTTAETTTTAPTTAETTTAAPTTAETTTTAPTTAETTTTAPTTAETTTTAPTTTETTTTAPTTAETTTIFTTTTDITTTSSAITETTSIASTAPDITTAQTTIEETTTAPTTAETTSTAPTTAETSTTAPTTAETTTIFTTTHITTTSSAITQETSSSAKTTEITTTSHTTKETTTAPGTAETTTTQTTAETTTTSTTAETTITAPTTAETTSIASTTPDITTAQTTIKETTTAPTTAETTTTAPTTAETTTIFTIRTDITTTSSAITETTFIASTTSDITTAQTTKEETTTAPTTAETTTTAPTTAETSITAPTTAETTITAPTTAETTITAPTTAETTITAPTTAETTTAAPTTAETTITAPTTAETTITAPTTAETTTTAPTTAETTITAPTTAEKSAQAVVTIQSVTELSDEKIIIYIEEFYQRIQATVNGTIKMRVKKIEKVTP from the exons atgttatatatattatattatatatatattataacagcagaaacaacaactactgctccaacaacagcagaaacaacagtcactgctccaacaacagcagaaacaacaaccactgctccaacaacagcagaaacaacaaccatCTTTACAACAACAACTGACATAATCACATCTTcagcaacagcagaaacaacaactgctgctccaacaacagcagaaacaacaactactgctccaacaacagcagaaacaacaatcactgctccaacaacagcagaaacaacaaccaatgctccaacaacagcagataCAACAactactgctccaacaacagcagaaacaacaaccactgctccaacaacagcagaaacatcaagcactgctccaacaacagcagaaacaacaaccactgctccaacaacagcagaaacatcaagcactgctccaacaacagcagaaacaacaactgctgctccaacaacagcagaaacaacaatcactgctccaacaacagcagaaacaacaaccactgctccaacaacagcagaaacaacaatcactgctccaacaacagcagaaacaacaaccactgctccaacaacagcagaaacaacaactactgctccaacaacagcagaaacaacaaccactgctccaacaacagcagaaacaacaaccactgctccaacaacagcagaaacatcaagcactgctccaacaacagcagaaacaacaactgctcctccaacaacagcagaaacaacaatcagtgctccaacaacagcagaaacaacaaccactgctccaacaacagcagaaacatcaagcactgctccaacaacagcagaaacaacaactgctgctccaacaacagcagaaacaacaatcactgctccaacaacagcagaaacaacaaccactgctccaacaacagcagaaacaacaaccactgctccaacaacagcagaaacatcaatcactgctccaacaacagcagaaacaacaatcactgctccaacaacagcagaaacaacaatcactgctccaacaacagcagaaacaacaatcactgctccaacaacagcagaaacaacaatcactgctccaacaacagcagaaacaacaaccactgctccaacaacagcagaaacaacaaccatCTTTACAACAACAACTGACATAACAACCATCTTTACAACAACAACTGACATAACAACCACATCTTcagcaacagcagaaacaaccaccactccaacaacagcagaaacaaccaccactccaacaacagcagaaacaacaatcactgctccaacaacagcagaaacaacaaccactgctcgaacaacagcagaaacaacaactactgctccaacaacagcagaaacaacaaccactgctccaacaacagcagaaacaacaaccactgctccaacaacagcagaaacatcaagcactgctccaacaacagcagaaacaacaactgctgctccaacaacagcagaaacaacaaatactgctccaacaacagcagaaacaacaatcactgctccaacaacagcagaaacaacaaccactgctccaacaacagcagaaacaacaaccactgctccaacaacagcagaaacaacaaccactgctccaacaacagcagaaacaacaatcactgctccaacaacagcagaaacaacaaccactgctccaacaacagcagaaacaacaatcactgctccaacaacagcagaaacaacaatcactgctccaacaacagcagaaacaacaatcactgctccaacaatagcagaaacaacaatcactgctccaacaacagcagaaacaacaatctctgctccaacaacagcagaaacaacaatcactgctccaacaacagcagaaacaacaactactgctccaacaacagcagaaacaacagtcactgctccaacaacagcagaaacaacaaccactgctccaagaacagcagaaacaacaaccatctttacaacaacaactgacataacaaccacatcttcagcaacagcagaaacaaccaccactccaacaacagcagaaataaCCACcactccaacaacagcagaaacaacaatcactgctccaacaacagcagaaacaacaaccactgctccaacaacagcagaaacaacaactactGCTCCAACAATAGCAGAAACAAAaatcactgctccaacaacagcagaaacaacaactactgctccaacaacagcagaaacaacaaccactgctccaacaacagcagaaacaacaatcactgctccaacaacagcagaaacaacaactgctgctccaacaacagcagaaacaacaactactgctccaacaacagcagaaacaacaaccactgctccaacaacagcagaaacaacaaccactgctccaacaatagcagaaacaacaatcactgctccaacaacagcagaaacaacaatctctgctccaacaacagcagaaacaacaatcactgctccaacaacagcagaaacaacaactactgctccaacaacagcagaaacaacagtcactgctccaacaacagcagaaacaacaaccactgctccaagaacagcagaaacaacaaccatctttacaacaacaactgacataacaaccacatcttcagcaacagcagaaacaaccaccactccaacaacagcagaaataaCCACcactccaacaacagcagaaacaacaatcactgctccaacaacagcagaaacaacaatcactgctccaacaacagcagaaacaacaatcactgctccaacaacagcagaaacaacaatcactgctccaacaacagcagaaacaacaaccactgctccaacaacagcagaaacaacaaccactgctccaacaacagcagaaacaactactgctccaacaacagcagaaacaacaactgctgctccaacaacagcagaaacaacaactactgctccaacaacagcagaaacaacaaccactgctccaacaacagcagaaacaacaatcactgctccaacaacagcagaaacaacaatcactgctccaacaatagcagaaacaacaatcactgctccaacaatagcagaaacaacaatcactgctccaacaacagcagaaacaacaatcactgctccaacaacagcagaaacaacaatcactgctccaacaatagcagaaacaacaatcactgctccaacaacagcagaaacaacaaccactgctccaacaacagcagaaacaacaaccagtgctccaacaacagcagaaacaacaaccatCTTTACAACAACAACTGACATAACAACCACATCTTCAGCAATAACAGAAACAACATCCATTGCTTCAACAGCACCAGACATTACCACCGCTCAAACAACAATAGAAGAAACaaccactgctccaacaacagcagaaacaacaactactgctccaacaacagcagaaacaacaatcactgctccaacaacagcagaaacaacaatcactgctccaacaacagcagaaacaacaatcactgctccaacaacagcagaaacaacaaccactgctccaacaacagcagaaacaacaaccagtgctccaacaacagcagaaacaacaaccatCTTTACAACAACAACTGACATAACAACCACATCTTCAGCAATAACAGAAACAACATCCATTGCTTCAACAGCACCAGACATTACCACCGCTCAAACAACAATAGAAGAAACaaccactgctccaacaacagcagaaacaacaaccactgctccatcaacagcagaaacaacaactactgctccaacaacagcagaaacaacaatcactgctccaacaacagcagaaacaacaatcactgctccaacaacagcagaaacaacaatcactgctccaacaacagcagaaacaacaaccactgctccaacaacagcagaaacaacaaccagtgctccaacaacagcagaaacaacaaccatCTTTACAACAACAACTGACATAACAACCACATCTTCAGCAATAACAGAAACAACATCCATTGCTTCAACAGCACCAGACATTACCACCGCTCAAACAACAATAGAAGAAACAactactgctccaacaacagcaaaaacaacaactactgctccaacaacagcagaaacaacaactactgctccaacaacagcagaaacaacaactgctgctccaacaacagcagaaacaacaactactgctccaacaacagcagaaacaacaactactgctccaacaacagcagaaacaacaaccactgctccaacaacaacagaaacaacaaccactgctccaacaacagcagaaacaacaaccatCTTTACAACAACAACTGACATAACAACCACATCTTCAGCAATAACAGAAACAACATCCATTGCTTCAACAGCACCAGACATTACCACCGCTCAAACAACAATAGAAGAAACaaccactgctccaacaacagcagaaacaacaactactgctccaacaacagcagaaacaacaatcactgctccaacaacagcagaaacaacaatcactgctccaacaacagcagaaacaacaatcactgctccaacaacagcagaaacaacaaccactgctccaacaacagcagaaacaacaaccagtgctccaacaacagcagaaacaacaaccatCTTTACAACAACAACTGACATAACAACCACATCTTCAGCAATAACAGAAACAACATCCATTGCTTCAACAGCACCAGACATTACCACCGCTCAAACAACAATAGAAGAAACaaccactgctccaacaacagcagaaacaacaaccactgctccatcaacagcagaaacaacaactactgctccaacaacagcagaaacaacaatcactgctccaacaacagcagaaacaacaatcactgctccaacaacagcagaaacaacaatcactgctccaacaacagcagaaacaacaaccactgctccaacaacagcagaaacaacaaccagtgctccaacaacagcagaaacaacaaccatCTTTACAACAACAACTGACATAACAACCACATCTTCAGCAATAACAGAAACAACATCCATTGCTTCAACAGCACCAGACATTACCACCGCTCAAACAACAATAGAAGAAACAactactgctccaacaacagcaaaaacaacaactactgctccaacaacagcagaaacaacaactactgctccaacaacagcagaaacaacaactgctgctccaacaacagcagaaacaacaactactgctccaacaacagcagaaacaacaactactgctccaacaacagcagaaacaacaaccactgctccaacaacaacagaaacaacaaccactgctccaacaacagcagaaacaacaaccatCTTTACAACAACAACTGACATAACAACCACATCTTCAGCAATAACAGAAACAACATCCATTGCTTCAACAGCACCAGACATTACCACTGCTCAAACAACAATAGAAGAAACaaccactgctccaacaacagcagaaacaacaagtactgctccaacaacagcagaaacatcaaccactgctccaacaacagcagaaacaacaaccatCTTTACAACAACTCACATAACAACCACATCTTCAGCAATAACACAAGAAACAAGCTCCTctgcaaaaacaacagaaataacAACCACCTCTCATACAACAAAAGAAACAACCACCGCTCCAGgaacagcagaaacaaccaCCACtcaaacaacagcagaaacaaccaCCACTTCAACAACAGCGgaaacaacaatcactgctccaacaacagcagaaacaacatcCATTGCTTCAACAACACCAGACATTACCACCGCTCaaacaacaataaaagaaacaaccactgctccaacaacagcagaaacaacaaccactgctccaacaacagcagaaacaacaaccatCTTTACAATAAGAACTGACATAACAACCACATCTTCAGCAATAACAGAAACAACATTCATTGCTTCAACAACATCAGACATTACCACCGCTCaaacaacaaaagaagaaacaaccactgctccaacaacagcagaaacaacaactactgctccaacaacagcagaaacatcaatcactgctccaacaacagcagaaacaacaatcactgctccaacaacagcagaaacaacaatcactgctccaacaacagcagaaacaacaatcactgctccaacaacagcagaaacaacaactgctgctccaacaacagcagaaacaacaatcactgctccaacaacagcagaaacaacaatcactgctccaacaacagcagaaacaacaactactgctccaacaacagcagaaacaacaatcactgctccaacaacagcagaaa AGTCTGCTCAAGCAGTGGTCACAATACAGTCTGTCACTGAACTAAGCGATGAAAAAATCATCATATATATAGAAGAG ttttACCAACGCATCCAGGCTACGGTTAATGGCACCATTAAGATGAGGGTGAAAAAGATCGAAAAAGTGACACCTTAA